One Castanea sativa cultivar Marrone di Chiusa Pesio chromosome 4, ASM4071231v1 DNA window includes the following coding sequences:
- the LOC142630604 gene encoding peroxidase 47-like: MVIRKFFGVILVIELMVNFFRVADGLSMQYYLMSCPFAEQIVRNTVTRALQADPTLAAGLVRMHFHDCFIEGCDGSVLIDSTKQNTAEKDSPANLSLRGYEVIDKAKEELEKQCPGVVSCADILSMAARDAVFWAGGPVYDIPKGRKDGKRSKIEDTFNLPAPFFNASQLINMFGQHGFSAQEMVALSGAHTLGVARCSSFKSRLSSVDPNLDSDFAKTLSKTCSAGDNAEQPFDATRNNFDNLYFNALQGKNGVLTSDQTLYASPQTNRIVNGYAFNQAMFFFDFQQAMLKMSLLDVKEGSKGEVRQNCHKIN, translated from the exons ATGGTTATCCGCAAATTCTTTGGTGTAATTTTAGTAATAGAGTTgatggtaaatttttttagagtagCAGATGGTTTGAGCATGCAATATTATTTGATGAGTTGCCCATTTGCTGAACAAATTGTGAGGAATACAGTTACCAGAGCCTTGCAAGCTGATCCTACCCTAGCTGCTGGCCTTGTTAGAATGCATTTCCATGATTGTTTTATagag GGATGTGATGGGTCGGTTCTCATTGATTCAACAAAGCAAAACACAGCAGAAAAAGACTCCCCTGCAAATTTGAGCTTGCGAGGATATGAAGTTATTGATAAAGCAAAAGAGGAGCTTGAAAAACAGTGCCCGGGAGTAGTCTCATGTGCTGATATTCTATCAATGGCTGCTAGAGATGCAGTATTCTGG GCCGGGGGTCCAGTTTATGACATACCTAAGGGAAGAAAGGATGGTAAGAGGTCTAAAATAGAAGACACATTCAACCTTCCTGCACCCTTCTTCAACGCCTCTCAGCTCATTAACATGTTTGGGCAGCATGGTTTTAGTGCCCAAGAAATGGTGGCCCTTTCGG GGGCACATACACTAGGAGTGGCAAGGTGCTCATCATTTAAGAGCCGATTGAGTAGCGTGGATCCAAATTTAGATTCAGATTTTGCAAAGACATTGTCCAAAACATGCAGTGCTGGTGATAATGCAGAGCAACCCTTTGATGCCACAAGAAATAATTTCGATAACCTTTACTTTAATGCATTGCAAGGAAAAAACGGAGTGCTTACTTCAGATCAAACATTGTATGCATCCCCACAAACTAACAGAATTGTGAATGGCTATGCATTCAACCAAGCCATGTTCTTCTTTGATTTCCAACAGGCAATGCTGAAAATGAGTTTGCTTGATGTTAAAGAAGGTTCAAAAGGCGAAGTACGACAAAATTGTCataaaattaattga